A genome region from Ascaphus truei isolate aAscTru1 unplaced genomic scaffold, aAscTru1.hap1 HAP1_SCAFFOLD_257, whole genome shotgun sequence includes the following:
- the KRTCAP3 gene encoding keratinocyte-associated protein 3 — MAGGQISEVCGFHLGKGPRQLMRAGIALIFVGHINFIVGAIVHGTVLRHVTNAEKRVSPEYFAANIISVVSGLLSITTGICAILASRNLGRAAMHWCLLILSLLNSLVSAACFVGLVLAVSLTVANGGKNLISGCNSTVLPADTRSVVMSNECPFDTTRIYDTTLALWFPSMFLSAVEAALSIRCAVVAFILRGIGPCGETYFRERLQEEEAGKGKSEEGLRPETHQLIEARA; from the exons ATCTGGGGAAGGGTCCGCGCCAGTTGATGCGAGCTGGCATTGCGCTGATCTTTGTTGGTCACATTAACTTCATCGTGGGAGCCATCGTTCACGGCACAGTCCTGCGGCACGTGACAAACGCAGAGAAGAGGGTGAGCCCAGAATACTTTGCGGCCAACATAATATCCGTGGTGTCCGGCCTGctg agcatcacaacTGGAATATGTGCGATCCTGGCGTCCAGGAACCTCGGCCGGGCCGCGATG CATTGGTGTCTGCTGATCTTGTCCTTGTTGAACTCCCTGGTCTCGGCCGCCTGCTTCGTGGGCCTGGTCCTCGCAGTCTCTCTCACCGTCGCTAATGGAGGGAAGAACCTGATTTCGGGCTGCAACTCCACCGTCCTGCCCGCAGACACTCGCTCCGTCGTCATGAGTAACGAGTGTCCCTTCGACACCACTCGGATCTAT GACACCACGCTCGCCCTGTGGTTTCCCTCCATGTTCCTGTCTGCGGTGGAGGCGGCGCTGTCCATACGCTGCGCTGTGGTGGCGTTTATACTGCGAGGGATCGGGCCCTGCGGGGAAACCTACTTCCGAGAGAGG ctgcaggaggaggaggccggGAAGGGCAAGTCGGAGGAAGGTCTGAGACCAGAGACCCACCAACTGATCGAAGCCAGAGCATAG